In the genome of Arachis stenosperma cultivar V10309 chromosome 2, arast.V10309.gnm1.PFL2, whole genome shotgun sequence, the window AATGGGGTCCTATACTCCTGCTTCTGCTTCTGCATTACATTAATTACCATTCTTTTCATAGTATTCATAAGAGGGAAACACTATATATACTATTCTAAGGAATGTTGGTCACTCTTCTCATCTACTAGAAACAAAGAAACAATTCAAAACCATTTCTActattcatcattcttcttcacCCTTCAATATGGAGAGCCTCCAAGGACCCCTCAATTCATGTGtatgttttttaatttaattattttctacaatctccattttctttttctatagaCTCAAGGAATTGAGGAAAAGGTACCACTGCCATTTTGCTCATTTCAAAACACTTTTGCATTAAATGCAACATTGCATTGCcattattacttttttttttcttctgagaaaaacaaaaggagaaaaagatgTATCTTCTGTGCTCCCTCTCTGCTGAAAAGGTTCCCTTCTCTGTTGACATTCTACCTCTGCTccctattttatttatgtttttttgacttttttttttctctcttcaaTTCTGCATATATAGCTAGATAGACTTATAGACTTGACCCTTTTCTAGCTCCATCCCTCCATTAATGGTAGCATAATATATATTCCTTACTTCTTTTTGAAAGGTTTACTTTTTTGGGTGTGTGAgaactgaaaaataaaaaaaatcccaattttattttttttataataataataattattattattatcaaggCTTAAATAAACCTAGTAGTGTAGACaaacaaagacaaaaaaattaattatctttatttcttttttttttcttgtagttCTTTGGTGAGTCACATTTGGAATTGAACTATTTAGAGCAACAAGGTTTGGTTTTGGATTCAGAATCAGCATTGaggcttgaagaagaagaagaacaagtcTTAATGATATCAAGCTTAGAAGATAACATGCCATTCCTTCAAATGCTTCAAAGTGTGGAATATTCTCCAAACTACTCATCACAACAACAATGCTTCTTCCCTTTCAAAGATCCAACAAACTTTCAAACTCTTCTAAGGCTTCAACACTTGAAAAAccataacaacaacaacaacaacaataataataatgttcaAGAACTTGATCAAAAGAGTTGTGTCACACATGATGTCATGGTAGAgatgcaacaacaacaacaacaacaatcacaTTCACCAGTGAAATCTGAGAGCTATGAGCTTCATCAACAACACCACCAAACTTCAGCCTCAGCTTCATGTTGTGTTgagaataataataacaaaaccACACCAACAAAAGCTATTACTGCTGCTACTGAGAAGTGTGGTGGAAGAGGAAATAGCAACACTCAAGAAGTGTGCCAGAAATCCCAACAGGTGGGAAGTGTTgccacaacaacaacaagggagaggaagaagaggaagagaacaaGGCCTGCAAAGAACAAAGAAGATGTGGAGAATCAAAGAATGACTCACATTGCTGTTGAAAGAAATAGAAGGCGCCAAATGAATGATCATCTCAGTGTTCTAAGGTCCCTCATGCCCCCTTCCTATATTCAAAGGGTATGTTCTAAGTTTAtatttatgaattatgaatgtaTGTCAGATTTTGAGTGTTCTTTTTTTTGGCATGAGTTTCTGAATgcttcaaaattaattttttttttaacttactTTAATGTACAAAATTTCAAGGGCAAATTACAATggaattattattttatattcattaCATACTCATTACttagtatattattattatttttgttattatcaAATAATGGGTACAAAAAATAACAGGTTACACTGATTTTTCTCTTTGAATAAAACAACCCCATTTCTAAAAAATAGATTCTTTTACTTGGTTCATCATAAAAATTCAATCTTTTTACAGTCCCACATGctaaagtaaaagaaaattttcTGCATTCTGTAAATAAACAAACCCCATTTCTTCAAAATAGTTTCTTTTGCTTTGTTAATGTTAAAAATCCAATCTTTTTCAGTTTCACATGTTAAAACACagtaaatttttctttttttttttgaaaaaaaaatatatattttaatgctttatttatattttgatgatgatgaagtgTTAAATGGGGTGTGGTAGGGTGACCAAGCTTCAATCATTGGAGGTgcaattgattttgtgaaggAATTAGAGCAATTGCTTCAATCCCTTGAAGCACaaaaaagaatgagaagaaaGAACAATAATAATAGTAGTAACAAAAATGAAGATGCTATTGGTTTTGGTTCTTCCTCTAATTCTTCTTCAACAACAAATGGTGGTTATGATGGAATAATGAGATCATCAACAacatcattatcattattatcCACTGAAGAAGGAAACTTTGGTGGTGGTGGCGGTGGTAATGGTGATGAATTAAAAGCTGAGAACAAATCAGAATCAGCAGAGATAGAAGTGACATTGATTCAAACACATGTGAACTTGAAGATTCAATGCAAAAGGAGGCATGGTCAATTGGTAAAAGCTATAGTTGCTTTGGAAGATCTTAGGCTATCAATTTTGCACCTCAACATTACTTCATCTTCTGATGATTCTGTACTCTACTCCCTCAATCTCAAGGTATTACATTGTCTTTTCTTTCATCACTTCATAtacatttctttttcttttttaaatttttggtcAAACTCATGAAAGTGGAATCAAGTCAGTGTACTGTTCTCTTCTGACTTGCAAGCTcagcaaaaattaaaaaaaaaaaaaagaatggcTTCCCTGTTTCCAACATTGTTGTTAGTTAATATCTTGATAAATTGAAATTATCAGCTAGTTCATGTTTAGGttatttgaaattcaaaatttcagtgcaaaaaaatttttatttcttcatCTTCCTAATTTCtatatttcaaaataatatataaacaaaaagaagaaaaccattattatacaaaaagtaaaatttaatgGTATTtgcatttataattttttttcttgttaatttggtttaaacattttaaaaaaataaataaagccaTCCCCTATTTCATTCTGTGGTTCAAGTTCATACCTGTGATTCAAGATGATGATAGAGACaaattttactttcatttaaaaaaaaaatcttaaattaaaccaaaactactaaaaaaagaaaaaaattacatGTGTCAATacaacaataaataataatttttttctaaaaaaaataaaacactttttttttacaGTAATCATTACACCTATCTTAATCTAATTATTCTAGAGTAGACAAGCCTTTAATATATTCTTTTTGCTGTAGCACCATTAAATAGATACATGTacattctttaatttttgtgtaataaatataaataaagttGGCATGTTGTGTGGTGAAGCAGATTGAAGAAGGGTGTAGGCTAAGATCAGCAAATGAGATAGCTGAAGCAGTTCATCACATATTCAACTTCATTAATGGTTAGCTTCATTATTCTattatgaaagaagaagcttaaGGAATAAAAGGACCAAAGCAAAAATGGCAGAAATGGCTGGGAAACGGGGAACACATGGCACTCATTATCTTGTCTACATGTATCAATGTCCATGTTAGGTGATTATATTATTATAGAGGGGGGTTACTACTCCAACTATATACATGTGATCATATAtctattttgatatttttttttgaatgtaTGTGTcatgtgtatgtgtgtgtgtgtgtgggtgttaatttttctttttaattagaAGTCTAATATTGTATGATATGTTTTTCatattgtaatttttaattgtttgagAAATGctcttgtttttatttttttttttaataatatatagcTAGTTAGTTATCATTAATTCATGATTATATATTATACTCTTACCCAATATATTATTTGTCTACCATTGGATAATTAAGGTCtaaatttaatataacattttttaaagagtaaaaaataaaatattttgtataatgAAAAGTGTAAGTTTTTTTCATGCATGTATATATCcaacttttttttgtatttttaaatccTTAAAAAATGTAACAGCATTCGTTAGCCAAAATCTATCTAAgttgatattttcttttatttttcggttgaaaagaataataaataaaatttatttacatTGATCAGTATATTAATTAAAGAGAACTGTTTGTTAAATCTACTTTATACATAGAAGGATGTTATTATCTTTTTGCAAATTTTGGTTAATGAGATGAAGAACACCAAAAGCTCAATGCATTAATAGAAGCAATAAATTTTGCATTAATGAGATGAAGAACACCAAAAGCTGAATTTCATCATTTGAATGATCTAGGAAGATGAAATTACCTAGTGTTAGCAAGTTAGTTATAAGAAATAGAAGCATTAATTATGCTGTTTTTGGTTTTGAGAATAAGACAAgataatacattaaaaataagacACAACACAAAgatacaaaaattaatattttatattttatttaataataaattagaataaaatataaaattcaatatatcaaaaataaaagagaactAGCTAAAacagaatataataataataataataatattttttttggcaAAGCGCTTAATTCAATAGTTTATATTATCAAGAACTTGATGGATTTAATTTAACTTATAAAATATAGAGTCGTGTTAGATCTCCTAATAACAAGAAttgtttctatttttaaaattttaatctaaaattttgattaaaagactaaaatatttaTCACTTTAACTAGATTAAGATCAACCATttcattaatatattttttatattaatgttTTGTGAATAAAAATCagatatctatatatatatatatatatatatatatatatatatatatatattttcatcTATTATCATTttcaacaattttaaaattgttttgaGTAAGATtctcatttttattaataaaatacaaataaaatataataatgaaACAAGTGGTGATGGTGATCTTATTCCATTGAAGTGATTATTAATGATGAAGATGAATAGGTCATAGTTTAAAATATGATTGAAGTATTTGAGAGATTTGGAAGGATGGATTGTGGTATGGGAATAGGAGTGGGGGTATGGGGCCAAAGATGTTTCACTTTGAAAATGTTGGAACTCTCATCGTTGCAAAGGAAGGGGAATGATGCTTCTCTTTCTACATTGACTTTGGGGTGTCATGTCCCTtaatactataaaaatataaaaagtttcATCATTACAAAATTGGCATGCACCCTTTCTGCTTCTTTCTTTTTGGCCTTCACTTCACGGCACCGTGATTCAGTTTATTGCCAAAATCTTGCAAATTttacagaagaaaaaaaaaagtaataattttgcaaataaa includes:
- the LOC130962170 gene encoding transcription factor bHLH57-like isoform X1 codes for the protein MESLQGPLNSCFFGESHLELNYLEQQGLVLDSESALRLEEEEEQVLMISSLEDNMPFLQMLQSVEYSPNYSSQQQCFFPFKDPTNFQTLLRLQHLKNHNNNNNNNNNNVQELDQKSCVTHDVMVEMQQQQQQQSHSPVKSESYELHQQHHQTSASASCCVENNNNKTTPTKAITAATEKCGGRGNSNTQEVCQKSQQVGSVATTTTRERKKRKRTRPAKNKEDVENQRMTHIAVERNRRRQMNDHLSVLRSLMPPSYIQRGDQASIIGGAIDFVKELEQLLQSLEAQKRMRRKNNNNSSNKNEDAIGFGSSSNSSSTTNGGYDGIMRSSTTSLSLLSTEEGNFGGGGGGNGDELKAENKSESAEIEVTLIQTHVNLKIQCKRRHGQLVKAIVALEDLRLSILHLNITSSSDDSVLYSLNLKIEEGCRLRSANEIAEAVHHIFNFING
- the LOC130962170 gene encoding transcription factor bHLH57-like isoform X2, giving the protein MISSLEDNMPFLQMLQSVEYSPNYSSQQQCFFPFKDPTNFQTLLRLQHLKNHNNNNNNNNNNVQELDQKSCVTHDVMVEMQQQQQQQSHSPVKSESYELHQQHHQTSASASCCVENNNNKTTPTKAITAATEKCGGRGNSNTQEVCQKSQQVGSVATTTTRERKKRKRTRPAKNKEDVENQRMTHIAVERNRRRQMNDHLSVLRSLMPPSYIQRGDQASIIGGAIDFVKELEQLLQSLEAQKRMRRKNNNNSSNKNEDAIGFGSSSNSSSTTNGGYDGIMRSSTTSLSLLSTEEGNFGGGGGGNGDELKAENKSESAEIEVTLIQTHVNLKIQCKRRHGQLVKAIVALEDLRLSILHLNITSSSDDSVLYSLNLKIEEGCRLRSANEIAEAVHHIFNFING